One segment of Xiphias gladius isolate SHS-SW01 ecotype Sanya breed wild chromosome 1, ASM1685928v1, whole genome shotgun sequence DNA contains the following:
- the mafa gene encoding transcription factor Maf isoform X1: MASELAMSNSDLPTSPLAMEYVNDFDLMKFEVKKEPVEPDRNISQCSRLIAGGSLSSTPMSTPCSSVPPSPSFSAPSPGSGSEQKTHIEDFYWMSGYQQQLNPEALGFSPEDAVEALINSSHQLQSFDGYARSQQFAGAAGAGGTMAGEEMGSAAAVVSAVIAAAAAQNGAQHHHHHHHHHSSSHHQAPGVQSSGTSGTNHPHMRLEERFSDEQLVTMSVRELNRQLRGVSKEEVIRLKQKRRTLKNRGYAQSCRFKRVQQRHVLEGEKTQLMQQVEHLKQEISRLVRERDAYKEKYEKLISNGFRENGSSSDNNPSSPEFFMSSRKFLHL; this comes from the exons ATGGCATCAGAGCTGGCAATGAGCAACTCCGACCTGCCCACCAGTCCCCTGGCCATGGAATATGTTAATGACTTCGATCTGATGAAGTTTGAAGTGAAAAAGGAGCCGGTGGAGCCCGATCGCAACATCAGCCAGTGCAGTCGCCTTATCGCCGGGGGATCCTTGTCTTCCACCCCGATGAGCACGCCTTGCAGCTCGGTGCCCCCTTCCCCAAGCTTCTCGGCGCCCAGTCCGGGCTCGGGGAGCGAGCAGAAGACACACATAGAGGATTTCTACTGGATGTCCGGTTACCAACAGCAGTTGAATCCAGAGGCGCTGGGCTTCAGCCCCGAAGACGCGGTCGAGGCGCTGATCAACAGCAGTCACCAGCTCCAGTCATTCGATGGCTACGCCAGGAGCCAGCAATTTGCTGGCGCAGCCGGAGCAGGAGGCACCATGGCCGGGGAGGAGATGGGGTCTGCCGCGGCGGTGGTGTCGGCAGTCATCGCTGCGGCAGCCGCTCAGAACGGAGCGcaacaccatcaccaccaccaccaccaccacagcagcagccaccaCCAGGCACCTGGCGTCCAGAGCAGCGGCACTTCTGGGACAAATCACCCACACATGCGCTTGGAGGAGAGGTTTTCAGACGAGCAGCTGGTGACCATGTCAGTGCGGGAGCTCAACCGGCAGCTACGGGGGGTCAGCAAGGAAGAAGTGATCAGATtgaaacagaagaggaggacCCTAAAGAACAGAGGCTACGCTCAGTCCTGCCGGTTCAAGAGGGTCCAGCAGCGGCACGtcctggagggagagaagacgCAACTCATGCAGCAGGTCGAGCACCTAAAGCAGGAGATCTCCAGGCTGGTCCGGGAGAGGGACGCGTACAAAGAAAAGTATGAGAAGCTCATCAGCAACGGCTTCAGAGAAAATGGATCCAGCAGTGACAACAACCCTTCCTCCCCGGAGTTTTTCAT GTCATCGAGAAAATTCCTCCATCTGTGA
- the mafa gene encoding transcription factor Maf isoform X2, protein MASELAMSNSDLPTSPLAMEYVNDFDLMKFEVKKEPVEPDRNISQCSRLIAGGSLSSTPMSTPCSSVPPSPSFSAPSPGSGSEQKTHIEDFYWMSGYQQQLNPEALGFSPEDAVEALINTQHHHHHHHHHSSSHHQAPGVQSSGTSGTNHPHMRLEERFSDEQLVTMSVRELNRQLRGVSKEEVIRLKQKRRTLKNRGYAQSCRFKRVQQRHVLEGEKTQLMQQVEHLKQEISRLVRERDAYKEKYEKLISNGFRENGSSSDNNPSSPEFFM, encoded by the exons ATGGCATCAGAGCTGGCAATGAGCAACTCCGACCTGCCCACCAGTCCCCTGGCCATGGAATATGTTAATGACTTCGATCTGATGAAGTTTGAAGTGAAAAAGGAGCCGGTGGAGCCCGATCGCAACATCAGCCAGTGCAGTCGCCTTATCGCCGGGGGATCCTTGTCTTCCACCCCGATGAGCACGCCTTGCAGCTCGGTGCCCCCTTCCCCAAGCTTCTCGGCGCCCAGTCCGGGCTCGGGGAGCGAGCAGAAGACACACATAGAGGATTTCTACTGGATGTCCGGTTACCAACAGCAGTTGAATCCAGAGGCGCTGGGCTTCAGCCCCGAAGACGCGGTCGAGGCGCTGATCAACA CGcaacaccatcaccaccaccaccaccaccacagcagcagccaccaCCAGGCACCTGGCGTCCAGAGCAGCGGCACTTCTGGGACAAATCACCCACACATGCGCTTGGAGGAGAGGTTTTCAGACGAGCAGCTGGTGACCATGTCAGTGCGGGAGCTCAACCGGCAGCTACGGGGGGTCAGCAAGGAAGAAGTGATCAGATtgaaacagaagaggaggacCCTAAAGAACAGAGGCTACGCTCAGTCCTGCCGGTTCAAGAGGGTCCAGCAGCGGCACGtcctggagggagagaagacgCAACTCATGCAGCAGGTCGAGCACCTAAAGCAGGAGATCTCCAGGCTGGTCCGGGAGAGGGACGCGTACAAAGAAAAGTATGAGAAGCTCATCAGCAACGGCTTCAGAGAAAATGGATCCAGCAGTGACAACAACCCTTCCTCCCCGGAGTTTTTCATGTGA